One part of the Scatophagus argus isolate fScaArg1 chromosome 12, fScaArg1.pri, whole genome shotgun sequence genome encodes these proteins:
- the dlg3 gene encoding disks large homolog 3 isoform X9 produces the protein MVFFRVDHTMVHKYDIQECYEVTLQLNKEQTVVKDDSRRDAWEDQEEEEEGVSRVRVTTRRSPHKVERVSGLVTRSHIDMPKANPPPIIVNADSLDAGPYVNGSDGMYKYEEIILERGNSGLGFSIAGGIDNPHIPDDPGIFITKIIPGGAAAMDGRLGVNDCVLRVNDVDVSEVVHSRAVEALKEAGPVVRLLVRRRQAPPETILEVNLLKGPKGLGFSIAGGIGNQHIPGDNSIYITKIIEGGAAQKDGRLQTGDRLLAVNNIVLQDVRHEEAVAALKNTSDMVYLKVAKPGPVHLNDMYAPPDYSSSLALPPAFPTMVDNHVSHNYMGAMEPKPVYPPPQVTPSRYSPVPRHMLGEEDFTSRAEPIYSVIHKPGDSKVPQALYRGFCPSPAPLCQGPLPFSGREPRKVLLHKGSTGLGFNIVGGEDGEGIFVSFILAGGPADLSGELRRGDRILSVNGVNLRNATHEQAAAALKRAGQTVTIIAQYRPEEYSRFESKIHDLREQMMNSSMSSGSGSLRTSEKRSLYVRALFDYDRTRDSCLPSQGLSFSYGDILHVINASDDEWWQARLVTPHGESEQIGVIPSKKRVEKKERARLKTVKFHARTGMIESNRPVKVKRKKSFNLSRKFPFYKSKENIVQELVESEQCLTSNTSDSESSSKGQEDTILSYEPVIRQEIHYTRPVIILGPMKDRVNDDLISEFPHKFGSCVPHTTRPRRENEMDGQDYHFVGSREQMEKDIQDNKFIEAGQFNENLYGTSILSVRTVAERGKHCILDVSGNAIKRLQQAQLYPISIFIKPKSIEALMEMNKRQTYEQANKVFDKAVKLEQDFGEYFTAIVQGDSLEEIYNKIKLIIEEQSGPYIWIPSSEKL, from the exons GCCAACCCTCCCCCCATCATTGTGAACGCAGACTCACTAGATGCAGGCCCTTAT GTAAATGGCAGTGACGGGATGTATAAATATGAAGAGATCATTTTGGAGAGG GGGAACTCTGGCCTGGGCTTCAGCATTGCTGGAGGAATAGACAATCCCCACATTCCTGATGATCCAGGGATTTTCATCACCAAGATTATCCCTGGCGGAGCAGCTGCTATGGATGGAAGGCTGGG GGTGAATGACTGCGTGCTGCGCGTAAACGATGTGGATGTATCTGAGGTGGTTCACAGCCGGGCGGTGGAGGCCCTGAAGGAGGCGGGGCCAGTGGTGCGGCTGCTGGTCCGACGGAGGCAGGCCCCACCTGAGACGATTCTGGAGGTCAACCTGCTGAAGGGGCCCAAAG GGCTTGGATTCAGTATCGCTGGTGGGATCGGCAACCAACACATCCCAGGAGACAACAGCATCTACATTACCAAGATCATAGAAGGAGGAGCTGCCCAAAAAGATGGACGGCTGCAGACCGGAGACCGCCTGCTAGCT GTGAACAACATCGTGCTACAGGATGTGCGTCATGAGGAGGCAGTAGCGGCACTGAAGAACACCTCTGATATGGTTTATCTCAAGGTGGCAAAGCCAGGACCAGTGCATCTCAATGACATGTACGCCCCTCCAGACTACTCCAGCA GCCTGGCCCTCCCTCCAGCCTTCCCCACCATGGTGGACAACCACGTCAGCCACAACTACATGGGGGCAATGGAGCCCAAGCCAGTGTACCCACCACCCCAGGTCACCCCGTCCAGGTACTCGCCAGTTCCCCGCCACATGCTGGGGGAGGAAGACTTCACAAG CAGGGCTGAACCTATTTACAGTGTCATCCACAAACCTGGGGACAGCAAGGTGCCCCAGGCCCTCTACAGAGGCTTCTGTCCTTCCCCTGCTCCCTTGTGCCAAGGTCCACTCCCCTTCTCTGGCAG GGAGCCAAGAAAGGTGTTGCTGCACAAGGGCTCCACAGGCCTGGGCTTCAACATCGTTGGCGGGGAGGATGGAGAAGGCATCTTCGTCTCCTTCATTTTGGCAGGCGGGCCGGCCGACCTGAGCGGCGAGCTGAGGAGGGGCGACCGGATTCTCTCG GTGAATGGCGTGAATTTAAGGAATGCCACACATGAGCAGGCCGCTGCTGCGCTGAAGAGAGCTGGACAGACTGTCACCATCATTGCTCAGTACAGGCCTGAAG AGTACAGTCGCTTTGAGTCCAAGATCCACGACCTGAGGGAGCAGATGATGAACAGCAGCATGAGCTCAGGATCAGGCTCCCTGCGCACCAGTGAGAAACGCTCCCTCTACGTAAG agCTTTGTTTGACTATGATCGAACGAGGGACAGCTGCCTGCCCAGCCAAGGTCTGAGCTTCTCTTACGGGGATATCCTCCACGTCATAAATGCTTCTGACGACGAGTGGTGGCAGGCGAGGCTGGTCACGCCACACGGAGAGAGTGAGCAAATTGGGGTCATTCCGAGCAAGAAAAG AGTGGAGAAGAAGGAGCGAGCCAGGTTAAAAACAGTCAAGTTCCATGCCAGGACAGGCATGATTGAGTCTAACAGG CCAGTCAAAGTAAAGCGCAAAAAAAGCTTCAACCTCTCACGCAAGTTCCCGTTTTACAAGAGCAAGGAGAATATTGTGCAGGAGTTGGTGGAGTCTGAAC AATGTCTGACATCCAACACAAGCGACAGTGAAAGCAGTTCGA AGGGACAGGAGGACACAATTCTTTCCTATGAGCCAGTGATTCGACAGGAAA TTCACTACACAAGGCCTGTGATCATATTGGGTCCAATGAAGGACAGAGTAAATGATGACCTCATCTCTGAGTTTCCCCACAAGTTTGGCTCCTGTGTACCCC ATACGACTCGTCCAAGGCGAGAGAACGAGATGGACGGACAGGACTACCACTTTGTGGGCTCGCGAGAGCAAATGGAGAAAGACATTCAGGATAACAAATTCATCGAGGCTGGCCAGTTCAACGAGAACCTCTATGGGACGAGCATCTTGTCTGTCAGAACTGTGGCTGAGAGG GGGAAACACTGCATTCTGGATGTGTCTGGGAATGCCATAAAACGACTGCAGCAAGCACAACTTTATCCAATTTCCATCTTTATTAAACCAAAATCCATCGAAGCCCTAAT GGAAATGAATAAGCGGCAGACATATGAGCAAGCCAATAAAGTGTTTGACAAGGCAGTGAAGCTGGAGCAAGACTTTGGAGAGTATTTCACAG CTATTGTACAGGGTGACTCACTAGAGGAGATctacaacaaaatcaaactAATCATCGAGGAGCAGTCTGGTCCCTACATCTGGATCCCCTCCTCAGAGAAGCTCTGA
- the dlg3 gene encoding disks large homolog 3 isoform X12 — MMNSSMSSGSGSLRTSEKRSLYVRALFDYDRTRDSCLPSQGLSFSYGDILHVINASDDEWWQARLVTPHGESEQIGVIPSKKRVEKKERARLKTVKFHARTGMIESNRPVKVKRKKSFNLSRKFPFYKSKENIVQELVESEQCLTSNTSDSESSSKGQEDTILSYEPVIRQEIHYTRPVIILGPMKDRVNDDLISEFPHKFGSCVPHTTRPRRENEMDGQDYHFVGSREQMEKDIQDNKFIEAGQFNENLYGTSILSVRTVAERGKHCILDVSGNAIKRLQQAQLYPISIFIKPKSIEALMEMNKRQTYEQANKVFDKAVKLEQDFGEYFTAIVQGDSLEEIYNKIKLIIEEQSGPYIWIPSSEKL, encoded by the exons ATGATGAACAGCAGCATGAGCTCAGGATCAGGCTCCCTGCGCACCAGTGAGAAACGCTCCCTCTACGTAAG agCTTTGTTTGACTATGATCGAACGAGGGACAGCTGCCTGCCCAGCCAAGGTCTGAGCTTCTCTTACGGGGATATCCTCCACGTCATAAATGCTTCTGACGACGAGTGGTGGCAGGCGAGGCTGGTCACGCCACACGGAGAGAGTGAGCAAATTGGGGTCATTCCGAGCAAGAAAAG AGTGGAGAAGAAGGAGCGAGCCAGGTTAAAAACAGTCAAGTTCCATGCCAGGACAGGCATGATTGAGTCTAACAGG CCAGTCAAAGTAAAGCGCAAAAAAAGCTTCAACCTCTCACGCAAGTTCCCGTTTTACAAGAGCAAGGAGAATATTGTGCAGGAGTTGGTGGAGTCTGAAC AATGTCTGACATCCAACACAAGCGACAGTGAAAGCAGTTCGA AGGGACAGGAGGACACAATTCTTTCCTATGAGCCAGTGATTCGACAGGAAA TTCACTACACAAGGCCTGTGATCATATTGGGTCCAATGAAGGACAGAGTAAATGATGACCTCATCTCTGAGTTTCCCCACAAGTTTGGCTCCTGTGTACCCC ATACGACTCGTCCAAGGCGAGAGAACGAGATGGACGGACAGGACTACCACTTTGTGGGCTCGCGAGAGCAAATGGAGAAAGACATTCAGGATAACAAATTCATCGAGGCTGGCCAGTTCAACGAGAACCTCTATGGGACGAGCATCTTGTCTGTCAGAACTGTGGCTGAGAGG GGGAAACACTGCATTCTGGATGTGTCTGGGAATGCCATAAAACGACTGCAGCAAGCACAACTTTATCCAATTTCCATCTTTATTAAACCAAAATCCATCGAAGCCCTAAT GGAAATGAATAAGCGGCAGACATATGAGCAAGCCAATAAAGTGTTTGACAAGGCAGTGAAGCTGGAGCAAGACTTTGGAGAGTATTTCACAG CTATTGTACAGGGTGACTCACTAGAGGAGATctacaacaaaatcaaactAATCATCGAGGAGCAGTCTGGTCCCTACATCTGGATCCCCTCCTCAGAGAAGCTCTGA
- the tex11 gene encoding testis-expressed protein 11, with protein sequence MEQCVSSVKRLTEYLLQKQPSGYPEVIEKLFSEVSGWGDFLKIPDAQLEECAVQLWNWAVTKHVGMTISKNQQAKVCHVACSLLYCSEPTNPTEGVIRMQILMARKTGRTWLDCKNPQMADNFLRLAVKSLETYYNQLMSRGDATVDINSCKEDVEKELLQILSYQAESALSQGNNHEAVVYMQRCKEMLIRLPKETAYISLMCYNFGLDTYNMQKFEDSAVWLRESYDIGKMNVKYAPGAEVQAKVLRLLATVYLQWDCERFQEKALNAVSLANQVFVSAPGLYLKIRILLRCGASDSHIRTGLNEVMEANVSLELCLSVVKLLMSKDRDVLAFEYLKRVCQHFESSPDLGTALVLHVELLLQKGKELLGKQKIEDIITDYYRGKQLTPQALTCLHVILWDKASKHFEDRNYCEALQWYNYSLSFFETGQMDPNTAKLQRNRASCFLQLKQIEKAKETIKEAERCDPDNIFTHFIVYKIAVLENNVEKAAEALNAIRILSMSPVAGEDRLLLSENVTSSLLSVAARIALENEQQETAIKALESLCKNSEDEAQVLNALRCLVRLALSTIEQSSDEMRNVNLDILLPYLKMALQKLSHQSRLTVEQRAEEANWFRKIAWNSALQCESCLDRMRDFSVLSYQLSQLCPADFTMLMGQKTCLLMAAAASLELYRKCDLSDQTEELIQALEYIQMCREVWTTLKASGNFQTVPVDTMLLLYEFEACAKLNDPKVETILESVLELENVETKVLETIAAIAMEPPAHFPLLCRKALRVALSLYKKQPQADLARCSMCVHSLIKLSLPSGVSEMDASVLEEVWDYYEEALSIIAAAPDDFPEIETVWLLTRAWNTGILLYSMAQYPEAEKWCGLAMSFVRYLGSLQESYETQMSGLYSEILDKLDNAKNHTMEE encoded by the exons ATGGAGCAGTGTGTTTCATCTGTGAAAC GTCTCACAGAGTACTTACTGCAGAAACAACCAAGCGGTTATCCTGAGGTGATAGAGAAACTCTTCTCTGAGGTCTCTGGCTGGGGGGATTTCCTCAAAATACCAGATGCACAG CTTGAGGAGTGTGCTGTCCAGCTGTGGAACTGGGCAGTTACTAAACATGTGGGCATGACTATTAGTAAAAATCAGCAAGCCAAAG TGTGTCATGTCGCATGCAGTCTTCTGTACTGCTCTGAGCCTACGAATCCAACAGAGGGCGTCATCCGCATGCAAATCTTG ATGGCCAGAAAAACAGGGAGAACCTGGCTGGACTGCAAAAATCCCCAGATGGCAGATAACTTCTTAAGACTTGCTGtgaag AGCCTGGAAACTTATTATAACCAACTAATGTCCAGAGGTGATGCCACAGTTGACATCAATTCATGCAAGGAGGATGTAGAGAAGGAGCTGCTTCAGATTCTCTCATACCAGGCAGAATCG GCCCTGAGTCAAGGGAATAACCACGAGGCTGTAGTCTATATGCAGCGCTGTAAAGAGATGCTTATACGACTAccaaaagaa ACTGCATACATCTCCCTTATGTGCTACAACTTTGGACTAGACACTTACAATATGCAAAAGTTTGAGGACAGTGCAGTTTGGTTGAG AGAAAGCTATGACATtgggaaaatgaatgtgaaatatgCCCCTGGAGCTGAAGTCCAG GCCAAGGTTTTGAGGCTCCTTGCCACTGTTTATTTACAGTGGGACTGTGAGAGGTTTCAAGAGAAGGCTCTTAATGCTGTCAGCTTAGCTAACCAG GTATTTGTGAGCGCCCCTGGGCTGTACCTAAAGATCAGAATACTCTTGAGGTGTGGAGCTTCAGACAGTCACATCAGAACAG gACTTAATGAGGTGATGGAAGCTAATGTTTCTCTTGAACTGTGTCTGAGCGTGGTGAAACTCCTCATGTCTAAGGACAG GGATGTGCTGGCATTTGAGTATTTGAAACGTGTGTGTCAGCACTTTGAGTCGTCCCCTGACCTGGGAACTGCTCTTGTCTTGCATGTTGAGCTACTGCTGCAGAAAGGCAAGGAGCTTTTGgggaaacagaaaatagaagATATCATcactg ACTATTATAGAGGAAAACAGCTGACTCCACAGGCCCTCACATGTCTGCATGTCATTCTGTGGGATAAAGCATCCAAGCACTTTGAG GACAGGAACTATTGTGAGGCTCTTCAGTGGTATAACTACTCCCTGAGTTTCTTTGAGACAGGTCAAATGGATCCCAACACAGCCAAACTGCAGAGGAACAgagcttcctgtttcctgcaACTGAAACAAATAGAAAAG GCCAAAGAAACAATTAAAGAAGCAGAGAGATGTGATCCTGACAACATCTTTACTCACTTCATTGTTTACAAGATTGCAGTGCTGGAGAATAATGTGGAGAAAG CTGCAGAGGCACTGAATGCGATCAGAATTTTGTCCATGAGTCCTGTGGCTGGTGAGGACAGACTGCTGTtgtctgaaaatgtcacttcCAGTCTCCTCAGTGTGGCTGCTCGTATTGCTTTAGAG AATGAACAGCAGGAAACTGCCATTAAGGCACTGGAGAGTCTGTGTAAGAACTCCGAAGATGAAGCTCAGGTTCTGAATGCTCTCAG ATGTTTGGTTCGACTTGCGCTCTCCACAATAGAACAATCGAGTGATGAGATGAG GAATGTGAATCTGGACATCCTGCTGCCATATCTAAAAATGG CCCTGCAGAAACTTTCACACCAGTCTCGCCTGACTGTTGAGCAACGCGCAGAAGAAGCCAACTGGTTCAGGAAGATTG CTTGGAACTCGGCTCTGCAGTGTGAAAGCTGCCTTGACAGAATGAGGGATTTCTCTGTGCTCTCTTACCAG CTCTCCCAGCTGTGCCCTGCTGATTTCACAATGCTCATGGGGCAGAAGACATGTCTGCtaatggctgctgctgcctctttgGAGCTCTACAGAAAGTGTGATCTCTCTGACCAG ACTGAGGAGCTTATTCAGGCTCTGGAGTACATTCAGATGTGTCGGGAGGTCTGGACAACCCTGAAAGCCTCAG GAAACTTCCAAACAGTCCCAGTAGACACAATGCTGCTGCTTTATGAATTTGAAGCTTGTGCTAAGCTGAATGACCCCAAGGTTGAGACGATACTGGAGTCTGTCTTGGAGCTTGAAAATGTCGAAACCAAGGTGCTAGAAACCAttgcag CTATAGCCATGGAGCCCCCAGCTCACTTCCCTCTGCTCTGTAGAAAGGCCTTGAGGgttgctctctctctgtacaAGAAACAACCACAGGCTGACCTGGCCCGCTGCAG CATGTGCGTTCACAGCCTGATCAAGCTATCCCTCCCAAGTGGTGTATCAGAGATGGACGCCAGCGTGCTAGAGGAGGTGTGGGACTACTACGAGGAGGCCCTGTCCATCATTGCAGCTGCA CCGGACGACTTCCCAGAGATAGAGACAGTGTGGTTGCTGACTCGGGCCTGGAACACAGGGATACTGCTGTACAGCATGGCTCAGTACCCCGAGGCTGAGAAGTGGTGTGGCCTCGCCATGAGCTTCGTCCGCTACCTTGGATCCCTGCAGGAGAGCTACGAGACACAG ATGTCTGGTCTCTACAGTGAAATATTGGACAAGTTGGACAATGCCAAGAACCACACCATGGAAGAATAA